The following are encoded in a window of Thunnus albacares chromosome 17, fThuAlb1.1, whole genome shotgun sequence genomic DNA:
- the psmg3 gene encoding proteasome assembly chaperone 3, which yields MSSAEPIIRSRQTEKEVNGISTQVVCTEFSNYIFVVITQYGKIGTLISVTPDSRSNDISTPTFSTKVLLGKEEPLTHVCAKHLATFVSQEASNRPVLLGLALKDSSVDAIKQMKEIIKSCQVW from the exons atgtcttcagcTGAGCCCATCATCCGAtcgagacagacagagaaagaagtcAATGGAATCTCAACACAAGTCGTCTGTACAGAGTTCAGTAATTACATATTCGTAGTTATCACTCAGTACGGCAAAATCGGAACTCTGATATCTGTCACACCTGACTCCAGGTCTAATGATATCAGCACCCCGACGTTCTCCACAAAAGTGCTGCTGGGAAAAGAAGAG CCCCTGACACATGTCTGTGCCAAACACCTGGCAACGTTTGTGTCGCAAGAAGCCAGCAACAGGCCTGTCCTGCTGGGACTGGCACTCAAGGATTCTTCTGTAgatgcaataaaacaaatgaaagagatCATAAAAAGTTGTCAAGTCTGGTAG